Below is a genomic region from Citrobacter telavivensis.
TGATGACGCACCGGCACGTCAGTCGACGCGGGCTGTTTCGCGCGTTTGTCAGTGCCGCAAAACACACTGCGCCTCAGGTGCCGGTGTCTCAACTGACGCATCCGCTGCCGCCGGGTGCCGTGCCTGATGTGCAGTTCATCACGCAATGTACCCGCTGTAACCAGTGCATTACTGCCTGCCCGATGGGAATTCTGACCCGACATGAGGACGGCTACCCGCAACTGGCGATTGAGTATGCCAGTTGCGATGGCTGTGGTTTGTGCATCGCTGCATGCCCGAGCGACGCGCTGTGCGTACAGGCTCGTTTTGATACCGGCCTGCGCCCGACGTTCAGCTCTGCCTGCGTTAATCCGTTACGCCCGTGCAACCAGTGTATCGAAGCCTGCCCTGAACAGGCTTGTGCCATCGGCGCGGCGGGGATCCCTGTGCTGGACAGCGAGCGCTGTACCGGCTGCGGCGAATGCCGGGTGCAGTGCAACGCTGATGCTATTCGTCTGAGATAACCCTCCAGCCTGGATTTGCGAGGCGGCCTTCCGTTTTGATGTGACTGGCGATGTTAAAAGATTTGCAGGCAGGTCTTTAATGTTGAACGTCGCGCTAAATATCTAATGATTTCCTAAATTATTATTTTATTTTCACTATAATTATGAATTATCCTAATCTCCCTTCTGATTTTTTATTTTATATCCGTTAAAAACCTATCATGTATTTAGGATTAATCGCACTGCTTCGCGAGATATAAATCCGCCTTTCTTCTCCTTGCGAGTTAACAATGCGTATCTATTCCACAGCAAATGTAGTGCTTTGTGTGGAAATTTGGATTTGGTAGCATTTTCATCAGTTCAAAGGAGTGGTGATAATTAATATTATTGCATATTTAATTATTGCCGGAACAATTCCAGAACAAAGCCAAGAGTTGATTACAGCAGAACGAAATAACGATTGCGACGTGATGACTCTTTATTTCTCAGGATATTGGTACAAACAGGATATTGTTATGAAAATGAATAAAGTTGCTATGGCTGTTGCTTTCACCGCTGCTCTGGGTTCTATGTCTGTTTTAGCTGACACGACGAACGGTGTGATTGAATTCCAGGGTGAACTGGTGAATACCGCCTGTGGTCTGGCACCTGGTTCAAGCCCGGTGACCGTTGATTTTGGTCAAATTCCTGTTTCTGCGCTGGCTAACGGTGCACGCGTCGGGAACGTACACCAGAACATCGAACTGCAGCACTGCGACATCACCGTGGCGCAAACTGCAGAAGTGACTTACACCCCGACCAGCTTAAACCAGGCTGACGGTACTCTGGCTGCATTCACCTCTGGCACCGCCTCTGGCGC
It encodes:
- the napF gene encoding ferredoxin-type protein NapF, giving the protein MNKSEKYYQALMTHRHVSRRGLFRAFVSAAKHTAPQVPVSQLTHPLPPGAVPDVQFITQCTRCNQCITACPMGILTRHEDGYPQLAIEYASCDGCGLCIAACPSDALCVQARFDTGLRPTFSSACVNPLRPCNQCIEACPEQACAIGAAGIPVLDSERCTGCGECRVQCNADAIRLR
- a CDS encoding fimbrial protein, with the protein product MKMNKVAMAVAFTAALGSMSVLADTTNGVIEFQGELVNTACGLAPGSSPVTVDFGQIPVSALANGARVGNVHQNIELQHCDITVAQTAEVTYTPTSLNQADGTLAAFTSGTASGAGIGLRDSASQDVVWGTATTPVQLVNGTNSIPFVAYVKAESASATVAAGSFQSTVNFEIAYQ